The following proteins come from a genomic window of Verrucomicrobiota bacterium:
- a CDS encoding ABC transporter ATP-binding protein: MQEALITARGLRKSFTLGKRRVDVLQSVDLVVQRGEFVAIQGASGAGKSTLLHLLGGLDAPNEGEIWFAGQNLARLSGSELDRFRNRKVGFVFQAYHILPELDALENVCLPARMARRDAAETVSRARQLLERVGLSDRMDHKPYELSGGEQQRVAVARALINEPELILADEPTGNLDSHTGQEIIDLLCALRSERQATLIFATHDARIAAQAPRVVELVDGQIRG; the protein is encoded by the coding sequence ATGCAGGAAGCCTTGATCACTGCCCGAGGGCTGAGAAAGAGCTTTACGCTCGGCAAACGGCGCGTGGACGTGCTCCAGAGCGTGGACCTCGTCGTGCAGCGCGGCGAATTCGTCGCGATCCAAGGCGCGTCGGGCGCGGGCAAAAGCACCTTGCTCCATTTGCTCGGCGGACTGGATGCGCCGAATGAAGGGGAAATCTGGTTTGCCGGGCAGAATCTCGCCAGGCTTTCCGGGAGCGAACTCGACCGCTTTCGGAATCGCAAGGTGGGTTTCGTCTTCCAGGCTTATCATATCCTCCCGGAATTGGACGCGCTGGAGAATGTCTGCCTCCCGGCCCGGATGGCGCGAAGGGATGCCGCCGAAACCGTGAGCCGCGCGCGGCAGCTTCTGGAACGAGTCGGACTCAGCGACCGAATGGACCACAAACCGTACGAACTTTCCGGCGGCGAACAGCAGCGGGTGGCGGTGGCGCGCGCTTTGATCAACGAACCGGAATTGATCCTGGCGGACGAACCGACCGGCAACCTCGATTCGCACACCGGCCAGGAAATCATCGACCTGCTCTGCGCGCTCCGCAGCGAACGCCAGGCGACTTTGATTTTTGCGACGCACGACGCCCGGATTGCGGCGCAAGCCCCGCGCGTGGTCGAACTGGTGGATGGACAGATTCGCGGCTGA